The genome window TTATGCGCATTTAAAACTTCTTTTACACTAATGTCTTCTGGTTCATCATTTAAGTCTCCTGTGATGAAAATATTGGCATTTGCATCTCTTTTTTCAATTTCATCCATTTTGTTTACAATTACCTGGGCTGCCAGCATTCGTTTTGGCTCAGTAGCCACTTGCCCGCCATAGCGCGATGGCCAGTGATTTACAAAAGTATGCAGTGTATCTTTTTCAAAAACCAGAAATTTAGCATAAAGCACATCCCTTGTGGGCCATGCATTTTCTTCCGGAAATTTTACTTCAAGGGCTTCCCATTCCAGTAGTTTCAGTTTGTCTTTTAAATAGATCAGACCAACATCAATACCGCGGTTGTCGGGCGATTCCTCATGCACAATTTCATAGCCTGAATTGATAAGTGGCGTTTTATTGAGCAATTCTTCCAGTACAAAACGGTTTTCAATTTCAGCAAATCCTACTATATCAACTGTTCCCCATTCCCCAACAGCCATTATTATTTTAGAGGTTTTCTGCAATTTGTCATTGTAGCGCCACCAGTTCCAGCGGTTGTTGCCCTCGGGCGTAAAATCATCATCGCGCTTCAGGCTGTCGTTGTAGGTGTCAAACAGGTTTTCTACGTTGTAGAACATCAGGCGCAGTGATTGCTCATCTGAATTGTTCTGTGCAAATGAGGGCTGAATGGCAATAAACAGCAGCAAACAGAATATGATGTGTTTTAGGTGTTTTTTCATCCTGCTGTTAAAGTTAGTTTTTTTCGGGTTTTAAGCTGTTAGCATAGAAGATAAATTGTGGAGTCACTGATTTTGATTTGATCAATGTAAGGATATATCTGTTGGTATCCGTAGCGAGGCGCTACGGATAGTGGGAGTATAATTTGGCCTATCCGACTATTTGTATTTAAAATGGCACTAAAGATTATATTTGAATCAGCGATTAGCTTAGTCATCTAATCCAATCTCTTTTTTTATTTTATCCCAACGATTGGTTTTTGCCTTTTTAGTTAAGTTTTCTACATCTTTCTCCGTTGCTCTAGATTTTGAAGTGAGTTCTTCATATCTTAAATAATCTAAGATGGATTGGATTTCAGAAGCCTTTGTGCCTACTGAAATCCTTACTAATATTTCATCGTCTTGACGTTCAACTATCATTTTCCTGTTTTTCTTAAAGTTAACTATAAATTTTATTTTTAGGTTTTGATAGGTATGTATTTTTCTGGCTTAATGTCAGCTATAAATGTGCAACGATTGGTCTGCATTATGTTAATATAGCTTAGCCTTTGCAGCATAGCGTTTATTTTTTGAGGGCAGGCTTTTATTCTTTTTCTTTCGGGCGGCTCCTGGAACACTCTTTTGACAAATTGAAGCATAGGGTAGGAGGGGAATTGAAAACTGGGACTGGGCATCCGTAGCGTGGGACTGGGCGATTATTTTATTTT of Chitinophagales bacterium contains these proteins:
- a CDS encoding endonuclease/exonuclease/phosphatase family protein — encoded protein: MKKHLKHIIFCLLLFIAIQPSFAQNNSDEQSLRLMFYNVENLFDTYNDSLKRDDDFTPEGNNRWNWWRYNDKLQKTSKIIMAVGEWGTVDIVGFAEIENRFVLEELLNKTPLINSGYEIVHEESPDNRGIDVGLIYLKDKLKLLEWEALEVKFPEENAWPTRDVLYAKFLVFEKDTLHTFVNHWPSRYGGQVATEPKRMLAAQVIVNKMDEIEKRDANANIFITGDLNDEPEDISVKEVLNAHKKPEDGHLINLTANLGWNIGTHKYQGQWSVLDHIIISKALWYGKRNLKVKNQRAHVFSQDWLLEEDPTHQGVKPNRTYLGPRYNGGYSDHLPVYVDIKLINLRQSN